The proteins below are encoded in one region of Thioalbus denitrificans:
- a CDS encoding sulfurtransferase, producing MPFEHLVDSRTLAAHLDEPGWILFDCRFSLADAGLGRRLYQQGHIPGARYAHLDEDLSSPPTPDTGRHPLPDPQALAARLGAWGVEAGSQVVVYDDAGGGFAVRLWWLLRWLGHRSVAVLDGGLPAWLAEGRPLTVTVPAPEPRRFEAHPDRQAWVGTAELAAALGTGRYALVDARAAERYRGEMEPIDPVAGHVPGALNIPFAGNLDANGHFLPPGRLAERFRARLGGLPPAQVVHSCGSGVNACHNLLAMELAGLTGSLLYPGSWSEWIRDPGRPVATGSESG from the coding sequence ATGCCCTTTGAGCACCTGGTGGACAGCCGGACCCTGGCGGCACATCTCGACGAGCCCGGCTGGATACTGTTCGACTGCCGCTTCTCCCTCGCCGATGCCGGGCTGGGCCGGCGTCTGTATCAGCAGGGACACATCCCCGGTGCCCGCTATGCCCACCTGGACGAGGATCTCTCCTCGCCACCGACGCCCGATACGGGCCGCCACCCCCTCCCGGATCCGCAGGCCCTCGCCGCCCGGCTGGGCGCATGGGGGGTGGAAGCGGGCAGCCAGGTGGTGGTCTACGATGATGCGGGCGGCGGTTTCGCGGTCCGCCTCTGGTGGCTGCTGCGCTGGCTGGGCCACCGGTCGGTGGCGGTTCTCGACGGCGGCCTGCCCGCCTGGCTGGCGGAGGGACGTCCACTGACCGTGACGGTCCCCGCGCCCGAGCCGCGGCGCTTCGAGGCACACCCCGATCGGCAGGCATGGGTCGGCACCGCCGAGCTGGCCGCCGCGCTGGGAACGGGGCGCTACGCCCTGGTGGACGCCCGCGCGGCGGAGCGCTACCGCGGCGAGATGGAGCCCATCGACCCGGTGGCCGGTCATGTGCCCGGCGCCCTGAACATTCCCTTTGCCGGCAATCTTGATGCGAACGGTCACTTCCTGCCGCCCGGACGGCTGGCCGAACGGTTCCGGGCCCGGCTGGGCGGGTTGCCCCCCGCACAGGTGGTCCACAGTTGCGGCTCGGGGGTCAACGCCTGCCACAACCTGCTGGCCATGGAGCTCGCCGGGCTGACAGGATCGCTCCTCTACCCGGGATCCTGGAGCGAATGGATCCGCGATCCCGGGCGCCCCGTCGCCACCGGCTCCGAATCCGGCTGA
- a CDS encoding nuclear transport factor 2 family protein → MDSDSSIAAQFLDEFAASVNAKDFAAHMALISEQVSIKGLPGFDAIGYEEWARQCKHEFDEGILDHVDYSGLVLREHDAGRIVFATVETVRASDASVNTMGLEMEIAREEDGHWRMIRQRLLEEEEIGTLQLVAE, encoded by the coding sequence ATGGACAGTGACAGTAGCATAGCGGCGCAATTCCTCGATGAGTTCGCCGCTTCCGTCAATGCCAAGGACTTTGCCGCGCACATGGCGCTGATCTCCGAGCAGGTGAGCATCAAGGGCCTGCCCGGTTTCGATGCCATCGGCTACGAGGAGTGGGCGCGGCAGTGCAAGCACGAGTTCGACGAGGGCATCCTTGACCACGTGGACTACAGCGGGCTGGTGCTGCGGGAGCACGATGCCGGGCGCATCGTGTTCGCCACCGTCGAGACCGTGCGGGCCAGCGACGCATCGGTCAACACCATGGGGCTGGAGATGGAGATCGCCCGCGAGGAGGACGGCCACTGGCGCATGATCCGCCAGCGCCTGCTCGAAGAAGAGGAGATCGGCACGCTCCAGCTCGTCGCGGAATAG
- a CDS encoding PD-(D/E)XK nuclease family protein: MDALLAQLPPRTTVVTVNRRLARNLQRAHDARRRSELGDRAWESLDILPWNAWLSRLWEGLMGVDAHSAVVLDPVQEQAVWEQVIGAGLAALPGGALLQVPQAARLAAEAWRLLHGWRIPLAGHDFLNDDGRAFSDWAGHYQALCAHEGWVDAARLPDLLAQRLEQAPWLLPRRLLLAGFDELTPQQRAFVDHLGRLGTEQIEAGAAEAPGQCVRHAFTDAEAEVEACAAWVRARLERQPEARIGVVVPDLAGQRTRIARCFDDALRPGALLPGAGGDPRPFNLSLGAPLLDQPLVNAALGVLELLRRPVPLERVGQLLRSPYLGEPDELPARALLDARLREDGELTVTLRGLLALAGAVDGEGLPRPWSCPGLAGLLARAREASRRENPPRTAGGWAEHFSRLLDLAGWPGKRTLDSAEYQVLGAWRNLLERFAAVELVERQLGPGAAMTRLRRLAAESAFQPEGDTAPVQVLGVLESGGARFDALWVLGLHDEAWPAPVRPNPFLPYSLQRRLGLPHASAERELAYAARTLDRLRASAPEIVLSSPRLDGDRDLRPSPLIAALPETQFPDLATPRLVAHIRGAARLEPMAEPVGPPLEGSRAPGGARLLQLQAACPFRAFAELRLGATPLGEPQPGLDPLERGSLLHRLLQALWERLGDSEGFAAVARDGGLAALLDAVVDAVLAELERERPQTVTASFRALERKRLLRLLGEWLEVERGRPPFTVAGVERERQVVFGGLELRLRMDRIDRLADGRLAVIDYKSGRTRVAGWFGERPDEPQLPLYAVTAAAPVAALAFAQVRPGECGFLGLSDGAELLPGVEAVDAGRVAGLTGGEWNAMIARWRTVLERLAAEFRAGDARVAPKHYPVTCAWCPLPALCRVHSVAPPPEAENGVSGEAGDE, from the coding sequence ATGGACGCACTGCTCGCACAACTTCCCCCCCGCACCACCGTCGTCACCGTCAACCGGCGGCTTGCCCGCAATCTGCAGCGGGCCCATGATGCGCGCCGCCGTTCCGAGCTCGGCGACAGGGCCTGGGAATCCCTCGACATCCTCCCCTGGAACGCCTGGCTTTCCCGTCTCTGGGAAGGGCTCATGGGCGTGGACGCGCATTCCGCCGTCGTGCTGGATCCGGTCCAGGAACAGGCGGTGTGGGAGCAGGTCATCGGCGCCGGTCTCGCGGCGCTGCCGGGGGGGGCGCTGCTGCAGGTTCCACAGGCGGCGCGGCTCGCGGCCGAAGCCTGGCGGCTGCTCCATGGCTGGCGGATTCCCCTCGCCGGGCACGATTTCCTGAACGATGATGGCCGCGCCTTCAGCGACTGGGCCGGGCACTACCAGGCGCTCTGCGCCCATGAGGGCTGGGTGGACGCCGCCCGGCTTCCCGATCTCCTCGCCCAGCGGCTGGAGCAGGCGCCCTGGCTGCTGCCGCGACGCCTGCTGCTGGCCGGCTTCGACGAGCTGACACCCCAGCAGCGGGCATTCGTCGATCATCTCGGCCGCCTCGGGACCGAGCAGATCGAGGCGGGGGCTGCGGAGGCGCCGGGGCAGTGCGTGCGCCACGCTTTCACTGATGCCGAGGCCGAGGTCGAGGCGTGCGCAGCCTGGGTCCGCGCGCGCCTGGAACGGCAGCCGGAGGCCCGTATCGGGGTGGTCGTGCCCGATCTCGCCGGGCAGCGCACCCGCATCGCCCGCTGCTTCGACGACGCCCTGCGTCCGGGGGCGCTGCTGCCCGGCGCGGGGGGGGACCCGCGCCCGTTCAATCTCTCCCTGGGGGCGCCGCTGCTGGACCAGCCGCTGGTGAACGCCGCCCTGGGTGTGCTCGAGCTGCTGCGCCGGCCCGTGCCGCTGGAGCGGGTCGGACAGCTGCTGCGCTCCCCCTACCTGGGGGAGCCGGATGAACTGCCGGCGCGGGCGCTGCTGGATGCCCGCCTGCGCGAGGATGGCGAGCTCACGGTGACGCTCCGGGGCCTGCTGGCGCTGGCCGGGGCCGTGGATGGCGAGGGGCTGCCCCGGCCATGGAGCTGTCCCGGCCTGGCCGGGCTGCTCGCCCGGGCGCGGGAGGCGTCCCGCCGCGAGAACCCGCCGCGCACCGCCGGCGGCTGGGCCGAGCATTTCAGCCGGCTTCTGGATCTGGCCGGCTGGCCGGGAAAGCGTACCCTGGACAGCGCCGAGTACCAGGTGCTCGGCGCCTGGCGCAACTTGCTGGAGCGTTTCGCCGCCGTGGAGCTGGTGGAACGGCAGCTGGGGCCGGGCGCGGCCATGACGCGTCTGCGCCGCCTGGCCGCCGAGAGCGCCTTCCAGCCCGAGGGCGACACGGCACCGGTGCAGGTGCTGGGCGTGCTGGAGTCCGGCGGCGCCCGTTTCGATGCCTTGTGGGTGCTGGGGCTGCACGACGAGGCGTGGCCGGCCCCGGTCCGGCCCAATCCCTTCCTGCCCTACAGCCTGCAGCGCCGGCTGGGTCTGCCCCACGCCTCCGCCGAGCGCGAGCTGGCCTATGCCGCCCGCACCCTGGACCGGCTCCGGGCCAGTGCTCCCGAGATCGTCCTCTCCAGCCCGCGGCTCGACGGCGACCGGGATCTGCGGCCCAGCCCGCTCATCGCGGCCCTGCCGGAAACGCAGTTCCCGGACCTCGCCACGCCGCGGCTCGTGGCGCACATCCGCGGCGCGGCCCGGCTGGAGCCGATGGCCGAGCCGGTGGGGCCGCCGCTGGAGGGAAGCCGGGCGCCCGGCGGCGCACGCCTGCTGCAGCTCCAGGCCGCCTGCCCGTTCCGTGCCTTCGCCGAGCTGCGCCTCGGCGCAACGCCGCTCGGCGAACCGCAGCCGGGCCTGGACCCCCTGGAGCGGGGTTCGCTCCTGCACCGCCTGCTCCAGGCCCTGTGGGAGCGGCTCGGTGACTCGGAGGGATTCGCTGCCGTGGCGCGTGACGGCGGGCTCGCGGCCCTCCTCGACGCCGTGGTGGACGCGGTGCTCGCCGAGCTGGAGCGGGAGCGGCCGCAGACGGTCACCGCGTCCTTCCGCGCCCTGGAGCGGAAGCGCCTGCTGCGCCTGCTGGGAGAGTGGCTGGAGGTGGAGCGGGGCCGCCCGCCCTTCACCGTGGCGGGAGTGGAGCGCGAGCGCCAGGTGGTCTTCGGCGGCCTGGAGCTGCGGCTGCGGATGGACCGCATCGACCGGCTGGCGGACGGACGCCTGGCCGTCATCGACTACAAGAGCGGACGGACCCGGGTGGCCGGCTGGTTCGGTGAGCGGCCCGACGAGCCGCAGCTGCCCCTGTACGCGGTCACTGCGGCGGCGCCGGTGGCGGCGCTCGCCTTCGCCCAGGTCCGGCCGGGCGAGTGCGGCTTCCTGGGCCTGTCCGACGGCGCGGAGCTGCTGCCGGGGGTGGAGGCGGTGGACGCGGGCCGGGTCGCCGGTCTCACCGGCGGGGAGTGGAACGCCATGATCGCCCGCTGGCGCACCGTCCTGGAGCGGCTGGCCGCGGAGTTCCGCGCCGGCGATGCGCGGGTGGCGCCGAAGCACTACCCCGTTACCTGCGCCTGGTGTCCGCTCCCCGCCCTGTGCCGCGTCCACTCCGTCGCACCGCCGCCCGAGGCGGAGAACGGCGTTTCCGGGGAGGCTGGCGATGAGTGA